Genomic segment of Gemmatimonadota bacterium:
CCCGATTCGCCGTCGAAGACGATGACGCGCCGGTTACCGTAGCCATCCGCCACGAAAACCTCATTGTCGACCGGGTCGACCCAGATCTCGGCGGGTCGTCCCATCAACTCCGTGTCGTTGCTGCCACCGGTCTCGTCGAAGCGGCCAATGGTTAGGACGTGCTCACCGTCACGCGTGAACTTGAGCGTCAGGTTGCTCTCGCGGGCGTTGGTCCACACGAAGTCGTTGTGGTCGATGAACAGACCGTGCACCACGCTCCAGTTCTCGTCGGGGCCGCGGGCGCTCCAGCTCTGTACCATGTTGCCATCCGGATCCCACTCGGCGATCACGCTGCGGCTCGACGTCCACACATGCCCCCTGGAGTCCGCAGCGATCCCGATGACCTGGCCCCACTCGAAGTCGGCTGGCAGGATGGGCCAGTCCGCGTCGGCCTGGAACGTCGGCACGGCGAGCGGGGGCTCGGTGGCCTCCGGGCCGGCGCAGGCTGCGCCGAAGAGGAGGAGAATCACAGCGGAGCCAGTCGCAAGCTTCTTGGGCGCGATCATCGATCATCACTCCTCGTTACTGGGACGCACGGGTCTACTGACGACTCGCGGCATGTCAACGTAGGAGGGCGGATCCGGCGCTGTCCATCGCGGCCCCTTGCCGACGCGCCCCGGGGGCGAAGCTCGTTGTTTCGCGTCGAGGGCGTGATGCATAACGTGGGAGGAGCAGATACCCCCAAGGGAGAGCCCGATGCGCCGAGTCCTTTGTGCCGTCTTTGCGACTGCCCTTATCGTAGCGTGCGCGCCCGATATCACCTCGTCGGTCGCCGATCCGAACCCGGAGGCGTAGTTCGCAGCTGCTGCGAGCGGCCGCGGGGGTGTGAGGGCGTCATTCGTCTGCGAGCTTCGGAGAATTATTTGGTCGACTGGGGTTGCTCGAAGGTGATTCAACCACCGTATCGGGGCTGAAGGCTATGTAGATAGGGAGGAGCGAGGTGACGACGTGCGAGGGCGGGCCGGAGTAGGGGAAGGAGCGGACGTCAGCGGGACGGTGGTGGATGCGAGGACGTCAGTGGGACGGGGGCATACTCATCGGTGCCCCGCGAGGTGAGGGAAACGATGTCGCCGGGAGCGTAGAGCCGTTCCAGCGCGAAGGGTGGACAAGCACAGTAACGGAGCAGCCGCTCTACACCCGCCCGGTCCTCACCGTGGATACGGACAGAGGGGCAACTGGTTGTCGAGGGAAACATTTCTATGCCTGTCCCCCTTTGCATCGCCGCGCTGGACTCGCCATGGTACACTCTCAACAGTGACCGCTGAAAATTCCACGCACCCAGGAGACGCTATGAAAGTCGAGATCCGTTATTGCTCCGCTTGAGGCTATCAGAAGAGAGCCACGAGTCTCGCGGCAACCATTCAAGAACAGTTGGACATTGAAGCTGTGCTCGAGGTCGGTGAGGGCGGTCAGTTCGACGTGCTTGCGGACGGCAAGGTTATCGCTTCGCGTGGGGGGAACGTGTTCGCCCGCATCCTGGGCGGCGGCTGGCCGAAGCCTGACGAGGTTGTTGCCGCACTCAGTGCGCATCGTTGACAGCTCCGCATTCTTGTGTTGATCACGACTCTTGCTGATTGCAATTGTTCAAGAAACTGTCCAGCATGGTTATCTCACTGCAGGAGGATGCTTGAAACGACCGGTGGGTCAGTGAGGAAAGCGAGAATCTTCATCTGGCCGCCGCAACCGGTACAGATGAGCGGCAACACGCCGTAACCGCGAGCGAGAAGGACCGCCCAGCGGATGCGGGCCCGATTCGCAGGTCGGGCCGGACGGTCGCCGCCTGACGCATGGTGCATCGAGAGGGGGTCGGTGGCCTCAGGCTGCGGGGCCTCGACGTGAGGTCTGTCGATCGCTACGACTGCAGCCCGGAGCTTCGCGTTTGGGGCAAGAACGCCGTGGTAGCGATGTCTGTGTAGACGCGGTGGGGGAATGAGGCGCACGAGCCGCTCCAGCAGTTCAAGCGGAGTGAGTCTGAGCTCAGTGCAACCGTCGGGTGCGGGCTTTGCAAGCCGATAGACGAGGCGTGCCCCGGTTGACGAGAGCGAAGCGATTCCTGCGGGTGCATGAAGTC
This window contains:
- a CDS encoding Rdx family protein, with product MDIEAVLEVGEGGQFDVLADGKVIASRGGNVFARILGGGWPKPDEVVAALSAHR
- a CDS encoding transposase, which encodes MFSRADDRGAQFHAASQLTVAHWLELQRVVQRRVLRCFRSHGILDEADASGMLEWRGSGGFSIDTSVRIEGEDRAGIERLLRYGARPPFALERLHAPAGIASLSSTGARLVYRLAKPAPDGCTELRLTPLELLERLVRLIPPPRLHRHRYHGVLAPNAKLRAAVVAIDRPHVEAPQPEATDPLSMHHASGGDRPARPANRARIRWAVLLARGYGVLPLICTGCGGQMKILAFLTDPPVVSSILLQ